The genomic DNA TTGATTAACGCCTTGAATCAAGGTGCTACATGTTATGAAGTTTTCCGTATTTTAGGTTATCCCCAAACCGTCTTACTCCAATTATATTTCGCTGAAAAATATGGCTCTCTCCCAGAAACACTGCAATTATGCCACCAATTTTACAGTAAAAACAGAAAGCTAAAAAAACAATTTGTTAAAACAATACAATATCCTATTGTACTTATTTTTATTTTTTTCGCGCTAATCACGACTTTGAACCACACCGTTATGCCTCAATTTAATCAAATGTATGACAATATGCAGATAGAAGCCTCGTTTTTACAAAAAATCATAAAAGCTTTTATCCAAAACTTTCCACTTACTTCAATAGTCCTACTACTTTGTTTGATCGTAATTTTCTTTTTAGTTCGCCACTTTTTTAAGCAACTTACTATTCGTCAGCAAATCCATTGGATTAACCGCTTCCCATTCCTCAGAAAATACTACAAACTTTACAACACCTATAACATTACAAATCATTTCGTTTTATTTTTTAAAAATGGCATTACATTGAATGATATTGTCCAAATTTATATCCATCAACAGGAAAGTTTATTTCTCACATATATTGGTCGTACTTTGCAATATCAACTTCAAAATGGCGTTTCCTTTTCAACTATATTTACGCAACTCAATTGTTTTGAAAATCAGTTTATTCAATATATTCAACATGGTGAAATGCGAGACAAATTGGATGTCGAACTCCAAATGTATAGCATATTTTTACTTGACCATATTGAACATTTTTTACACCAACACATTAAATGGATTCAGCCCATTATGTTCACCTTAATTGGTTTACTTGTATTATGTGTTTATTTAGTCATGATGCTTCCCGTTTTTGAAATGATGCAAACAATAAAAGAATAGGAGATATTGATATGCTTAAAAATATAATGACAAAATTATTAGTAAAAAAAGGCTTTACACTCATAGAAATGCTACTCGTATTATTAATTATTAGTGTATTACTCATTTTAATCATTCCTAACATCGCTAAACAATCTGAGCACATTCAGAAGACAGGCTGTAGCGCTCAATTGAAAATGATAGATAGTCAAATCGAAGCTTATGCTTTGAAGTTCAATCACAAACCTGCAACGATTGATGATTTAGTTAGAGAAGGCTAT from Staphylococcus schleiferi includes the following:
- the comGB gene encoding competence type IV pilus assembly protein ComGB encodes the protein MKKYYENIQHRKTLRHIRSNHLLIMERLSQLLVHGFTFAEAMKFIYDQLQIKNTRFHSILINALNQGATCYEVFRILGYPQTVLLQLYFAEKYGSLPETLQLCHQFYSKNRKLKKQFVKTIQYPIVLIFIFFALITTLNHTVMPQFNQMYDNMQIEASFLQKIIKAFIQNFPLTSIVLLLCLIVIFFLVRHFFKQLTIRQQIHWINRFPFLRKYYKLYNTYNITNHFVLFFKNGITLNDIVQIYIHQQESLFLTYIGRTLQYQLQNGVSFSTIFTQLNCFENQFIQYIQHGEMRDKLDVELQMYSIFLLDHIEHFLHQHIKWIQPIMFTLIGLLVLCVYLVMMLPVFEMMQTIKE
- the comGC gene encoding competence type IV pilus major pilin ComGC, translating into MLKNIMTKLLVKKGFTLIEMLLVLLIISVLLILIIPNIAKQSEHIQKTGCSAQLKMIDSQIEAYALKFNHKPATIDDLVREGYIKESQKQCKSGETISINAGEAVAS